The following are encoded together in the Tripterygium wilfordii isolate XIE 37 chromosome 3, ASM1340144v1, whole genome shotgun sequence genome:
- the LOC119995061 gene encoding L-type lectin-domain containing receptor kinase S.4-like — MSDPLRLFCIFILLSIPVSSQQHELIYAGFQQAGSNITLNGIAEIEKNGILRLTNETSRLMGHALYASPFQFKNSSSGKAFSFSASFAFAIVPEYPRLGGHGLAFTMATSKELKGALPSQYLGLLNASDIGNSTNHLLAVEFDTVQDFEFGDINDNHVGIDINSLNSNKSAAAAYFIDDTTKVDLNLKSGNPIQAWVEYDSVDKVLSVTISPTSSKPKSPILSFPVDLSPIIQEFMYVGFSASTGLLASSHFLLGWSFNINGEAPALDLSSLPSLPGHRKKNLGLKIGLPVLIGFLVVSLAAIATIYIIKKIRDADTIEDWELEIGPHRYSYQELKQATSGFSEKELLGHGGFGQVYRGILPDSKTQVAVKRISHESKQGLQEFVSEIASIGRLRHRNLVQLLGWCRRRESLLLVYDFMANASLDRFLFDEPKTVLNWNQRFNIIKDVASGLLYLHEGYEKVVLHRDVKASNVLLDSELNGKLGDFGLARLYEHGSHPDTTRVVGTLGYLAPELPRTGKATERSDVYAFGAVLLEVACGRRPIEQKSCPEELVLVDWVWDKFKEGRVHDVVDRKLKGEYNANEVVMVIKLGLICSHNEPKRRPSMRQVVRYLEGEAEVPDNLRVGDEGRGGRVGEGFDDFVNSIASSTFDRMSSSYSFMATGDVGTSFCSISTSPISLVHPRD; from the coding sequence tTTCAATCCCAGTCTCATCGCAGCAACACGAGCTCATCTACGCAGGATTTCAACAGGCGggttccaacataactttgaaTGGTATTGCAGAGATTGAGAAAAATGGCATTCTAAGGCTAACAAACGAGACAAGCAGGTTAATGGGTCATGCCTTATATGCTTCTCCATTTCAGTTCAAGAACTCCAGCAGTGGCAAAGCTTTCTCCTTTTCTGCTTCTTTCGCTTTCGCTATAGTACCCGAGTACCCCAGACTCGGTGGCCATGGCCTCGCTTTCACGATGGCCACTTCTAAGGAACTTAAAGGCGCTCTTCCAAGTCAATATCTTGGGCTATTAAACGCAAGTGATATTGGAAACTCTACAAATCATCTTCTCGCCGTTGAATTCGACACAGTTCAAGATTTCGAGTTTGGAGACATCAATGACAACCACGTCGGAATAGACATCAACAGCCTGAATTCCAACAAATCCGCAGCTGCAGCTTATTTCATAGACGATACCACAAAGGTAGATCTCAATCTCAAGAGTGGAAATCCAATCCAAGCGTGGGTAGAATACGATTCGGTTGATAAGGTTCTCAGTGTCACGATTTCACCGACTTCTTCAAAACCCAAATCACCAATCCTGTCATTTCCAGTAGATCTGTCACCTATTATTCAGGAGTTTATGTATGTTGGCTTCTCTGCTTCAACAGGATTGCTTGCTAGTTCTCACTTTCTCTTAGGCTGGAGCTTTAATATTAATGGAGAAGCTCCAGCCCTGGATCTGTCTTCTCTTCCTTCACTTCCAGGTCACAGAAAGAAAAATTTAGGCCTAAAAATTGGACTTCCAGTTTTGATCGGTTTTCTTGTAGTATCTTTAGCAGCCATTGCAACAATTTACATCATCAAGAAAATCAGAGACGCTGACACCATTGAAGATTGGGAGCTTGAAATTGGTCCACACAGGTACTCATATCAAGAACTCAAGCAAGCCACTAGTGGGTTCAGTGAAAAGGAGCTTCTTGGGCATGGTGGGTTTGGTCAAGTTTACAGAGGAATCTTACCAGATTCGAAGACCCAAGTCGCCGTCAAGCGAATATCACACGAATCAAAGCAAGGACTCCAAGAATTCGTATCCGAAATTGCTTCCATTGGCAGGCTTCGCCACAGAAATCTGGTTCAATTATTGGGTTGGTGTAGAAGAAGAGAAAGTTTACTTCTTGTTTATGACTTCATGGCCAATGCAAGCTTGGACAGGTTCTTGTTCGACGAGCCCAAAACTGTTCTAAATTGGAATCAAAGGTTCAATATCATCAAAGACGTTGCTTCGGGGCTTCTGTACCTACACGAGGGCTACGAGAAAGTCGTTCTTCACAGAGACGTTAAGGCTAGCAATGTCTTGCTAGACAGCGAGTTGAATGGGAAACTCGGCGATTTCGGACTGGCAAGGCTATACGAACACGGGTCACACCCGGATACAACTCGGGTCGTTGGCACATTGGGCTATCTCGCACCGGAATTGCCCAGAACGGGCAAGGCGACAGAAAGGTCAGATGTGTATGCATTTGGTGCGGTTTTACTCGAGGTAGCATGTGGGCGCAGGCCCATTGAGCAGAAGTCGTGTCCAGAGGAGTTGGTCCTGGTGGACTGGGTCTGGGACAAGTTCAAAGAAGGCCGGGTCCATGACGTGGTGGACCGGAAACTAAAGGGAGAGTACAATGCTAATGAGGTAGTGATGGTAATAAAATTGGGCCTAATATGCTCACACAATGAGCCCAAAAGAAGGCCCAGCATGAGGCAAGTGGTGAGGTATTTGGAAGGGGAGGCAGAGGTGCCGGATAATTTGAGAGTTGGCGATGAAGGGAGGGGAGGGAGGGTTGGGGAgggttttgatgattttgtgaaCTCGATTGCTTCGTCAACTTTTGATCGAATGAGCTCATCGTATTCATTTATGGCAACCGGGGATGTTGGAACTAgtttttgttctatttcaaCCTCTCCAATCTCCCTTGTCCATCCTAGAGACTAA
- the LOC119995062 gene encoding subtilisin inhibitor CLSI-I-like, with translation MADENQKSTSPAQEEAGESTNLQLPRTYGQLLGSNAPGKSEWPELVGVTALEAENKIKEEMIGAEVRVVQPNCFVTCDWKSNRVRLYIDTSGKVARPPRIG, from the exons ATGGCTGATGAGAACCAGAAGAGCACCAGTcctgctcaagaagaagctggggaGTCAACAAATTTACAGTTGCCAA GAACTTATGGCCAATTATTGGGATCCAACGCGCCTGGGAAAAGTGAATGGCCTGAATTAGTGGGCGTGACAGCGTTAGAAGCGGAGAACAAGATTAAGGAGGAGATGATCGGAGCTGAAGTTAGAGTGGTTCAGCCAAATTGTTTTGTAACCTGTGATTGGAAGTCAAATAGAGTTCGCTTGTATATTGATACATCAGGAAAGGTAGCACGTCCTCCTAGAATTGGGTGA
- the LOC119988121 gene encoding putative cyclin-D7-1 — MDSLLCDEDWLSCPLTTDDQCHQPTHIQNLEKRSDSSKEECLEALKICLEKESSHMPKPSYARQLQSNHDFMSARFRAVQWLIKSCVRMNLPFGIVFSAVNYLDRFMSVNPCKEWNSQMVELLSVSCLWVASKFSETSVPSLSEIQMEGLDHSFDTSMIRRMELKLLQELGWQMNSTTPYSYLEILLPVLDIDSDQLTDRATEFLLGALLGIFVEYQPSTLAVSALWCSLEEYAPSITNITNLFNEDQKDDLMKCHSMMEAKSMNQLYKLIGRCGAYHCPTSPVTVLLKEQIDDIPDDCIFDLSIRKRPCTNIDFNPVNKKKTMI, encoded by the exons ATGGATTCATTGCTCTGTGATGAGGATTGGCTTTCTTGTCCTTTAACTACTGATGATCAATGCCATCAACCCACACACATTCAGAACTTAGAGAAACGCAGTGATTCGTCAAAAGAAGAGTGTCTGGAGGCTTTGAAAATTTGCTTAGAGAAGGAATCAAGTCACATGCCGAAACCCTCATATGCAAGGCAACTCCAGTCTAATCATGATTTCATGTCTGCTAGGTTCAGAGCAGTTCAATGGCTTATCAAA TCTTGTGTACGGATGAACCTGCCTTTTGGGATTGTATTCAGTGCTGTAAATTATCTTGATCGGTTTATGTCAGTAAATCCGTGCAAG GAATGGAATTCGCAGATGGTTGAATTACTCTCTGTGTCGTGTTTATGGGTGGCCTCTAAGTTCAGTGAGACATCAGTTCCTTCGCTGTCTGAAATTCAG ATGGAGGGCCTAGATCATTCGTTTGACACAAGTATGATCCGGAGAATGGAACTGAAGTTGTTGCAGGAATTGGGATGGCAGATGAACTCTACAACACCATATTCCTACCTAGAGATTCTGCTGCCAGTATTGGACATTGATTCAGATCAGTTAACCGACAGAGCAACTGAGTTTCTTCTAGGGGCTCTATTAGGTATTTTTGTAGAGTATCAGCCAAGCACCCTTGCTGTTTCTGCTCTATGGTGCAGTTTGGAAGAGTATGCACCTTCAATCACTAACATTACAAATCTCTTTAACGAAGATCAAAAG GATGATCTTATGAAGTGCCACAGCATGATGGAAGCAAAATCAATGAACCAACTGTACAAATTGATAGGAAGATGTGGGGCCTATCACTGCCCTACAAGTCCTGTGACAGTATTATTGAAAGAGCAGATTGATGATATTCCTGATGATTGCATCTTTGATCTCTCCATTCGCAAGAGGCCTTGCACAAATATCGATTTTAATCCAGTCAATAAGAAGAAGACAATGATCTAG